The nucleotide sequence tgtttttatttactttattgctcttttgcacaccattatttccacttgcacatcatcatctgcacatctatcactccagtgttaatttgctgaattgtaattacttcgctactatggcctatttattgccttacctcctcacgccatttgcacacactgtatatatacttttttctattgtgttattgactgtacgtttgtttattccatgtgtaactctgtgttgttgtttgtgtcgcgctgctttgctttatcttagccaggtcgcagttgtaagtttgttctcaactggcctacctggttaaataaaggtgaaataaaaaatttaatacattttaaaaaatctctGAAGACAGTGCAGCATAGAGAATAGAGATATTTAGTACCAGTTCATAAAGCCTATTAGCAAAACATTATGGAATCTCCATGTTTTATTCTGAACATACCTGAAAACATTACTTTTTCTAACCAATTCGTGCCACACAACCTCTTAACCACCATTCAATCAGCCATTGTTATCTGTCAGATGACCTCTCGTGCACTTTCAACCCTATTCCAACCTACACACTGCACATAGCTTAGCTTACATAGTTTATATTAGTGTTCCTGTAAGTGTGCATTCCAATAAATGCATGTCATTAAAAGTTAAAAGAACAACATACAAGACATAATCTTGTTTTTTCCAACATGGATTGGGCCTAGGTAAATAGTTATACAAATTTGAATCACTTCAATAACTCACTATTTTGATGAGTTTGCATGGTAAGGCAATATAACAAAAAGTTCAATATTCAGTATAGCAAAAAACAAATATGGTGAATACGATGACTGGAAAGAATATATTTCTTAATGATACAGTAAATTTAAGCCATTTAAAAATGCAAAATATATTACTTCAGATTATTTACACAAATTATTTTAACTTTAATGTAAGTGTTGTGCGCTACTGGtggagaagtcaggtgcaggagagcaaaTGTTTAACAGTTAACATCCTTCGTGGATATACCACGGAATACAGGGGGGAAAACCAGCCTGGCGCGTAACAtgaaacacgtaacaaaaacaatcccacacaaagacatgggggggaacagaggaaaaaatacatgcagtgtgattagggaatgtaaaccaggtgtgcaagtgtaacggatgtgaaatggctagctagttagcgggtacgcgctagtagcgtttcaatcagttacgtcacttgctctgaaacctagaagtagtgttgccccttgctctgcaagggccgcggcttttgtggagcgatgggtaacgacgcttcgtgggcgaccgttgttgatgtgtgcagagggtccctggttcgcgcccgtgtctgGGCGAGGGGACAGaggtaaagttatactgttacattgatgctgttgacccggatcactggttgctgcggaaaaggaggaggttgaaaggggggtgagtgtaacggatgtgaaatggctagctagttagcgggtacgcgctagtagcgtttcaatcagttacgtcacttgctctgaaacctagaagtagtgttgccccttgctctgcaagggccgcggcttttgtggagcgatgggtaacgacgcttcgtgggcgaccgttgttgatgtgtgcagagggtccctggttcgcgcccgtgtcggggcgagggggcagacgtaaagttatactgttacacagggaacaagacaaaacaaatggaacaatgaaaaaatggagcggcgatggctagaaagccggtgacgtcgaacaaggagaggagccgacttcggcggaagtcgtgacagtacccccccttgacgcgTGGCTCCAGCGGCGCGCCGTCACTGGCCTCGGGGatgacccggagggcgaggcgcagggcgatccggccggcgacggtggaactcccgcagcagtTCAGGGTCCAACACATccgccaccggaacccagcacctctgctccggaccgtacccctcccactccacgaggtactgaaggcccctcgcccgacgcctcgaatccaggatggaacgaacggagtacgccggggccccctcgatgtcgagggggcggaggaacctccagtacctcagattcctggagcggaccaaccaccaccggcctgaggagagacacatatTTAAAGGGAGagtcctcaggactttgaatggccccacaaaccacgggcccagcttccggcagggcaggcgaaggggcaggtttcgggtcgagagccagccCCGGTCCCCCGGTTGAGgtcctcactgcggtgacgggcCACGCTGGTTTTTTGGCGCAGCATGGCTCGCTGGAGGTGAACATGGGTggcttcccatgtctcctccgcgctcCTGAACCAGTCATCCACCACAGGAGCAGATCCACCAGTTGGACAGAACCACCAGTTGGTCAAAAGTGATGGTGtcatccctgcaggccaactcccgtcggacgtcctcgcgcaggcTGCATCGGTAGTGGTCGAtaagggccctgtcattccatcCTGCTCCGGCGGCCAATGTCCGGAAttccagggcgaactcctgggcgctcctcgtcccctgcctcaagtGGAAGAGCCGTTCccccgccgctctaccctcgggcggATGGTCGAAGACGGCCCGGAAGCGGCGGCAGAACTCCTCGAAGTGGTCCAACGCCGcgtctccttctccccacacggcgtttgcccactccagaaCTCTCCCCGAAAGGCATGAGctgagggcggacaccctctcccTTCCCGAGGGAAGGTATAGGTCCAGCTGtaataggaacccctggcaccgtgctgccgtcccatcatactccctgggaagggagagacgCATCCCACTGGGACTGGATCCAGGAGAACGCCGCATCCCACTGGGACTGGATCCAGCCGAACGCCACATCCCACTGGGACTGGATACAGGAGAACGCCGCATCCCACTGGGACTGGATCCAGGAGAACGCCGCATCCCACTGGGACTGGATCCAGGAGAACGCCGCATCCCACTGGGACTGGATCCAGGAGAACGCCGCATCCCACTGGGACTGGATCCAGCCGAACGCCGCATCCCACTGGGACTGGATCCAGGAGAACGCCGCATCCCACTGGGACTGGATCCAGCCGAACGCCGCATCCCACTGGGACTGGATCCAGGAGAACGCCGCATCCCACTGGGACTGGATCCAGgagaacgccgcccgaacaaggagaggagaccACTTCGGCGAAGTCGTGACATTTAACAAAGGAGAAGTGGCTGATTAACTAAAGTAATACATTTGTTAAGGGTCCTTTTGACCCAAAAGGTGCTTTTTCATGACTTCGTCAATCGACTTGTTCTTAATAAATCTAAATaattgtttagtgtttctgtatgaATATGGACTTTGAAAAAGTTCAAGTCCGGGTAATTTTGACCCCAGACAAAAACACCTTATTCCCCCTATAGAAATTTGATAGATAGGACCTttatttgaatctaggtttctctgaATACATAAGTAATCCAGACCCTCAGAGGCTAGAGGGTTACCTGTTGGAGTGATCGTGATCTGATAGAAAGATTACCTGCAGAGATGGAGCACCTTATGCACTCGCCCATGGTTTTAACTAGTTATAACTAGGTATGAACGTGTACAAAATCAAAATGATCTTAGACATATGCTTAGTTGCAGTCAAAACAGACTgtcagtggtatgaatacttgATAGAACTGCAATACAGAAACCAGCTACTCTCTGAATGTACACACTGGGtaatctaaaaaatatatttcttgGTGTGTAATCTAAAATGTTAGAAAATACCATAATTTCTATAATACCCTCCAatagagttagatgcactattgtaaagtggttgttccactggatatcataaggtgaatgcaccaatttgtaagttgctctggttaagagcgtctgctaaatgacttaaatgtaaatgtaaatgtaaatatgctATATGTGCAACTTGTTATGGTATTTTGGTTGTTATAACATTTGGTTTAAAGTGACTGAGGGTATGGGTATGCTTTTTGAAGCATCCTGCCATTGGCCCTACCACTCCCATTGTTTCACTAGCAGTGATGCTAATACTGGCTGTGGGGTAAGTAAATAAAAAAGACTAAGCCATATTTTTGGTCATTGTTTCTCAGGATCAATGGATGAATAACTTTTTGCCCCCAAAAATGTAGTATATTTAAAATGTTGATGTACTGCCCCTTGTAACGGTCGTTTTTCGGTGAGAGattagaccaaggcgcagcgggttgtgaatacataacgaactttatttaacaagacgaaactaaacacacgaagaacacttgataattttacaaaaaacaacaaaacgaattagacagacctgaacgagagaacttacataaaacatgaagaacgcacgaacaaacgctacagtcccgtgtggtgcgcagacacagacacggacgacaatcacccacaaacaaacagtgagaacaacctaccttaatatgactcagaggaaacgtcaaacacctgcctctaattgagagccataccaggcaacccaaaaccaacatagaaacagaaaacatagactgcccacccaaaacccacgccctgaccaataaacacaacccaaacaacagaaaacaggtcaggaacgtgacagaacccccccctcaaggtgcgaactccgggcgcacccctacaactcaaggggagggtctgggtgggcatctgtccgcggtggcggctccggcggtggacgaggacaccactccaccactgtctttgtccctctccttcgcgtcctttgagtggcgaccctcgcccccgaccatggtccaggaaccctcactaaggcccctcctacatagaggagacagctcaggacagagaggtagctcaggacagagaggtagctcaggacagagggacaactctgtactgggtggcagctccggactggagggcagctcatgactggagggcagctcatgactggagggcagctcatgactggagggcagctcatgactggagggcagctcatgactggagggcagctcatgactggagggcagctcatgactggagggcagctcatgactggagggcagctcatgactgaagggcagctcatgactggagggcagctcatgactgaagggcagctcatgactggagggcagctcatgactggagggcagctcatgactggctggcagctcatgactggctggcggctctggcagctcctgactgacggacggctctagcggctcctgactgacggacggctctaatggctcgtggcagacggacggctcagaaggcgctgggcagacggatggctcagaaggcgctgggcagacggatggctcagaaggcgctgggcagacggatggctcagaaggcgctgggcagacggatggctcagaaggcgctgggcagacggatggctcagaaggcgctgggcagacggatggctcagaaggcgctgggcagacggatggctcagacggcgctgggcagacggatggctcagacggcgctgggcagacggatggctcagacggcgctgggcagacggatggctcagacggcgctgggcagacggatggctcagacggcgctgggcagacggatggctcagacggcgctgggcagacggatggctcagacggcgctgggcagacaggcagtgcagaaggcgttgggcagacggccgactctgacccgctgaggcgcacagtaggcctggtgcgtggtgccggaactggtgataccggactggagacacgcacctcaaggctagtgcggggagcaggaacagggcacactggactcgatgcgcactataggcctggtgcgtggtaccggaactggaggtaccgggctgagggcacgcacctcagggcgagtgcggggagaaggaacagtgcgtacagggctctggagacgcacaggaggcttggtgcgtggtgcaggcactggtggtactgagctggggcgggaaggtggcgccggatataccggaccgtgtaggcgtactggctcccttgagcactgaacctgcccaaccttacctggttgtatgctccccgtcgcctgaccagtgcggggaggtggaataacccgcactgggctatgtaggcgaaccggggacaccatgcgtaaggctggtgccatgtaagccggcccaaggagacgtactggtggccagatatgtagagccggcttcatggcacttggctcaatgctcaatctagccctaccagtgcggggaggtggaataacccgcaccgggctatgaacacgtacaggagacaccatgcgctctactgcataacacggtgtctgcccgtactctcgctctccacggtaagcccgggaagtaggcgcaggtctcctacctgccctagacccactacctcttagcccccccccccccaagaaatttttgggttgtacttgcgggcttttcgggcttccgtgctagacgcgtcccctcataacaccggttcctctctccggtttcctccgctctccgagctgcctccagctgttcccatgggcggcgattcacttcaactttagcccatggtccttttccttccatgatttcctcccaagaccagaaatcctgcttcgtgcgctgtccgttaacccgctgcttgatccgggtttggtgggtgattctgtaacggtcgtttttcggtgagagagtagaccaaggcgcagcgggttgtgaatacataacaaactttatttaacaagacgaaactaaacacacgaagaacacttgataattttacaaaaaacaacaaaacgaattagacagacctgaacgagagaacttacataaaacatgaagaacgcacgaacaaacgctacagtcccgtgtggtgcgcagacacagacacggacgacaatcacccacaaacaaacagtgagaacaacctaccttaatatgactctcaatcagaggaaacgtcaaacacctgcctctaattgagagccataccaggcaacccaaaaccaacatagaaacagaaaacatagactgcccacccaaaactcacgccctgaccaataaacacaacccaaacaacagaaaacaggtcaggaacgtgacacccctTTAATTGGACATCGATTTTACTACATAAATATGACAAAATTAATGTTTACTTCAAAATTCTAAaaactgaatgaactgaatgaaaaacgccaaggggatgaatacttttgcaaggcactgtatgtaactATGTTGGTAGTTTGAGGGTTAAAAATCAGTTCACTTCAAGATACAATATATAACTCACATAAACATGACAAGAAATAGACAAAAAAAGTTTCATCTTCAAAAAGCAGATACCAAGTAGATTAAGAGATCAAGGTAGAAATTGCTGTATCCATTAAATGCAATGGTTTATAAAAACAGCATCCATTCAAGTCAAAAAGGAAGAAAACTGGAACAACTGAGAAGAAACCCCTTGTCTTTACACAACTGTTGTTGCACGTCAGTACCCAATCTTTTATACTGTACAATGATATTTAGCACTGGTGGGTGATTACATTTAAATGTAGCTGTGTCAAAATAATTCAACATACTGAACAAGATCTGAAGAACTCTATAAAAGGCTTCTCTATAACTCACTACCACTTTCAAACAAATGCTCCTCAGACACTGTCCTTGTCAAACTCACAGACAAAGTACATGGTGGGGTGGCAGGCAACATCGGTCCAGTCCCCCACCGCCACCATTTCAGCACAGTCCTCGTCCTCGTAGGCATTGTTAGGTTCCCCTTCCCTCCACTTGCTGAAGGTGCTCATTGGGGAGCTATCCACGTAGGTGAAATGGCCCTCGCGGTCTATGTCGTTGATACCAATGTACACCCGGCTCAGGCCCGCCTCTGTGATGTACCCAGCGATGGCCGTATTGGCCCCTTCATCCTTGGGCATGGCCAGGTGTCCACCCCTCCCCTGACAATAGACTTCTGCGTCGGTGTAGCGTTTCTCCTCCTTGACCAGCAGATAGACCTTGCTGTCGGTCTCTTTGATGCCGGCAACAGCTgcaggggagggcagtgctgaaAAATGAGCACTTGTATTTCTATAATCACACCGACATATATACCCAGCGTTTACTTTGTGAATGGAAGAAAACAAAGCAAAATGGTCTACGATACGAGCATTTAAACTAATACTGAAATGAAACTGATAGCTCTATGTCTTTACGTCACTCATTGGAAATTCCTAATTTAACATTCAACCAGACATCCTGAAAGCGTACCATTTTTTATGAACTTCAGCTCATTGGATAACTGTGTCACTAGGATGTCCATCTCGCCAATAATTTTCCTCAGGGGTGTGCATTCACATGGAACACCTGATGAGACAAAACAAAACGTGGCTTGGGCTTATTGTTAACTAGACCTAGAATGTTTCTccaaacaaataaatgttttacctGGATCACCATTCGGGCCCCTTGATCCAAGATCACCCATATCTCCCTTTACACCTGAGAGTAGAAACATTGTTAAAGTACATGGAAAATATAGCAATGCATCCCTAAACAGAAGAGTAAATGCAAGTTGTTCTGTTTTTTTCCAACCTTTGACTCCACTGGGGCCAATCTTCCCATAATGTCCCATTATACCCTTCTGTCCTTTAACTCCCAGATGTCCTGTAGGGAAACATGTTTTACTGTTACTAGAAGTGTT is from Salvelinus namaycush isolate Seneca chromosome 28, SaNama_1.0, whole genome shotgun sequence and encodes:
- the colec11 gene encoding collectin-11 isoform X3, encoding MWIIWNNPQSEATCCFVGLENSTKGEEGEKGVKGAPGRPGRMGPPGEIGHLGVKGQKGIMGHYGKIGPSGVKGVKGDMGDLGSRGPNGDPGVPCECTPLRKIIGEMDILVTQLSNELKFIKNALPSPAAVAGIKETDSKVYLLVKEEKRYTDAEVYCQGRGGHLAMPKDEGANTAIAGYITEAGLSRVYIGINDIDREGHFTYVDSSPMSTFSKWREGEPNNAYEDEDCAEMVAVGDWTDVACHPTMYFVCEFDKDSV
- the colec11 gene encoding collectin-11 isoform X2, whose product is MRGEKLMPCVLITLLGLTLMESAHGLHMSDEPCSVQILVPGLKGEEGEKGVKGAPGRPGRMGPPGEIGHLGVKGQKGIMGHYGKIGPSGVKGVKGDMGDLGSRGPNGDPGVPCECTPLRKIIGEMDILVTQLSNELKFIKNAVAGIKETDSKVYLLVKEEKRYTDAEVYCQGRGGHLAMPKDEGANTAIAGYITEAGLSRVYIGINDIDREGHFTYVDSSPMSTFSKWREGEPNNAYEDEDCAEMVAVGDWTDVACHPTMYFVCEFDKDSV
- the colec11 gene encoding collectin-11 isoform X1, producing MRGEKLMPCVLITLLGLTLMESAHGLHMSDEPCSVQILVPGLKGEEGEKGVKGAPGRPGRMGPPGEIGHLGVKGQKGIMGHYGKIGPSGVKGVKGDMGDLGSRGPNGDPGVPCECTPLRKIIGEMDILVTQLSNELKFIKNALPSPAAVAGIKETDSKVYLLVKEEKRYTDAEVYCQGRGGHLAMPKDEGANTAIAGYITEAGLSRVYIGINDIDREGHFTYVDSSPMSTFSKWREGEPNNAYEDEDCAEMVAVGDWTDVACHPTMYFVCEFDKDSV